TCTCGGCAGCATGTTCATTCTCTACTTTTTCATTCGGCCGTACATCGCGGTAAGCCATCCCCAGAACCCGCAGTGCAGAACCCGCCATATTCTCGTTCGCCGCCATGACTTTCTGCCGCAGCGTTCCTGTGAAAGGTACAACATTGCCTTCCCACAAAATGTAGCTGCATTGCCCAATCAGCACATCTGGTGCACCCTTGGTGTAGACCATCCGCCCACCCTGATGGTGAACCAAGACAGACATCCGCTTCCGGTCAGAGTCAAACGGGAACTCCTGCTCACGTGCATATAACTCTTTGAGGCCAGCGGGGGTAAGTCCCATTTTGGAGGCCAGTGTTACAAGCGCCCCTTCCGTAGGGTCGCCTTTCAGCTCCCATACCACGCTGTTTTCCTTGACCGTTTCATTAACATGATCTTTCTTTGTACCTTTCTTTGTACCTTTCTTTGTACCTTTCTTCGCTTCTTTCTTACTATCCTTATTTGTCTCTTTACCTTTCTTTTTATTCCGCATCTCATCTCCAACACTCTCGATAATACTGGCATTATTACATAATGCGCTGATCTGAAGCATTCTCCGCAATGTCTGGTCACTCTTCAGTTCCAAGGTACGACCATTCTCCAGCATCTGTCCTTCTGGTGCATAACCATCCCCGGTGACCTTGATGCTGCGTCCTTCCAGCCACACGTCCGTAACCGTCATCTTGTTCTGGGTCAACGTACCCGTTTTATCCGAACAGATGACCGAGGCACAACCAAGGGTTTCGACGGAGGGAAGCTTGCGCACAATCGCTTTTCGCTTGATCATACGCTGTACGCCAAGGGCTAGCGCAATCGTTACAATCGCTGGCAACCCTTCTGGTATGGCGGCCACTGCGAGGCTGACGCCTGCCAGAAACATACCTACTGCCGGTTGTCCATGCAAAATACCTGCAACAACAACCATGACGGTTAATCCGAGCGCCACAAAAATCAATATTTTACCCAACTGTTCCAGCCTGTGTTGCAGCGGTGTTTCCTGTTCCTCCGTATTCTGGATCAGGTCGGCGATTTTGCCCATCTCGGTATCCATTCCCGTCCGGACCACAACGCCCTTGGCGGTACCACGAGTGACCATCGTTCCCATGAATCCAATGTTCTTCTGATCTCCTAGCGGCACATCCTCCGCAGCTATGGGATGGCAATGTTTGCTTACAGGAACCGATTCCCCAGTAAGTGCAGATTCCTCCACATCGAGGCTGTTCGTGGACAGCCAGCGTACATCGGCAGGTATGCGATCACCGCTCTCCACAAGCACGATATCCCCTGGCACCAGAAGTTTTGCCTCAAGATGTAATTCCTGACCTGACCTTAGCACTTTGGCCAGTGGGGCCGACAATTGTTTCAATGCACGAAGGGAACGCTCCGCCCGGAATTCCTGTACAAAACCAAGAATGGCATTAAGCACAATGATGGCAACAATCGTTACAGCATCCAAGTATTCTCCAAGCAATCCGGACACCAGTGTGGCCCCCATCAACACCAGAACCATGAAATCCTTAAATTGATTAAGCAATAATGTAATTGGAGATATGCGCTTTCCTTCGCTCAGCTCATTCGAACCGGCGGTCTTCCTCTTTTCGGTTGCAGTCTCTTCGGTTAATCCTTCCTCAAGACTGACGCCAAGAGTGTTACGAAGCTCTTCAACGCTAAGTTGGTGCCACTTGGTATGTTCCATGCTTCAAAATTCCCTCCCAGTCTGTATTTCCTCTGTAAAACGTCACACATATTACACCGGCTATGCTAATCAACAGGTTGTACGCGATGCCGGACAAACTACCTGCTCTATATGTATTCGGACAGGACCCTAATTAGCACCCGATGGCGAATCCTTTCCCTGATGGGCAGAATAAGCTAAAATAAAGGTCTGTGGTTATATACACAGTGGCAATCCGATTTATTGCTATACAAACAAATACGAATCTGCAACGGGTTCTTTTTTACATATCCCGGTGTTCATTTCAGTTATAGATAGAGAGGACGTTGAAAAAAATGGCATTGGACGGCATCGTAACACGAGCTATCGTACATGAACTGCAAGGCTGCAAGGGCGGACGCATCAGCAAAATACATCAACCTAACGGCCATGATGTTGTACTGACCCTCCGTGCTCAGCGTGGAAATAGCAAATTGCTTATTTCGGCAAGCCCGACATATCCGCGTGTGCATTTTACCGAAAAAACGTTTCTTAACCCTACTGAAGCTCCCATGTTCTGCATGCTGCTGCGTAAGCACTGCGAGGGTGCGATCATTGAGGAAATTCGTCAGATTGGTATGGAGCGGATTATTCATATCGATGTGCGTCAGCGCGATGAACTGGGTGATGTTTCGGTCAAACGGATCATCATTGAACTGATGGGGCGTCACAGTAATATTGTTTTGGTCGATCCGATCACGGGAACGATTCTGGATGGAATTCATCACGTAACCCCGTCCATCAGTAGTTACCGGGTCATTATGCCTGGATTTTCGTACACCGAGCCACCAGAGCAGCATAAAAGCAATCCGCTGGAAGTGAGCAGCACTGAATTCCAAAATAGCTATACTGCTGCTGAAGAAGAGGCCTCTCGCTGGCTGGTGAATTCATTCAGCGGTCTTAGTCCGCTGATCGCAGGAGAGATTACCTCTCGGGTATCTGCTAATCAAGGTAACGATCAAGCTGCAAGTGAAGGTGAGGCTCAAATCGAAGCCGATGCGCTGTGGAATGCCTTTGAGTCCATCATAGGGCCAGTAAGAGATAATAGTTATACGCCTGTGACTGGGCTAAATGCTAAAGGCAAAATGATTTTCTCAGCCGTTCAGCTTCAGAGCATTCAGGACGCAGAGAAAACCTATGACACGATGAGCAAGTGTATGGAAGATTATTACGGAGACAAGGCCGAGCGGGATACGGTCAAGCAAAGAGTGAGCGATCTGCTACGTTTTCTGCAAAATGAGCGCAGCAAAAACATCAAAAAGCTGGACAACCTGAACAAGGATCTGCTGGAAGCCGACGACGCGGATAAATTCAGATTATGGGGTGAGCTGCTGTTTGCCTCCCTGCATCAGGTTAGTAAAGGGGACAAAAGTGTGGAGCTTGTGAACTTCTATGATGAAGATCAAGCGAACATTACCATTCAGCTTGACCCATTACTTACACCGTCTGACAACGCACAACGTTATTTCAAACGATATAACAAATATAAGAACAGTCTGGCTGTTATTCATGAGCAGCTTGGAAAAACGAAAGACGAGATCGACTATCTCGACAATCTGCTCCAGCAACTGTCTATCGCATCCATGAACGACATCGAGGAAATTCGCGATGAGCTTGTGCAACAGGGTTATCTTCGCGACCGCAACAAAAAAGGCAAAAAGAAAAAGAAAAACGACCGCCCTACAGTGCATCAGTTTACTTCTTCAGAGGGAATTGAACTTCTCGTAGGCAAAAACAACCTGCAAAATGAGTACGTCACCAACCGTTTGGCTTCTTCCAATGACACTTGGTTGCACACCAAAGACATCCCGGGTTCACATGTCGTCATTCGCAGTACAGACTTTGGCGAAGCAACCTTGGAGGAAGCCGCACAACTCGCAGCTTACTTCAGTCAAGCCAAAGAATCCAGCAGCGTGCCGGTGGATTACACCTTTATCCGACATGTACGCAAGCCGAGTGGCTCCAAACCAGGTTTTGTCATTTATGACCACCAGAAGACCTTATTTGTGACGCCAAACGAAGAGCTGGTTAAAAGTCTGCCATCCACGATCAAAAATGGATAAGAGGCTTGCTTTTCAACCCGGTTAGGCAACGTAAAATCCCCCGGAACAAAAGACTGTTCAGGGGATTTTTTTGTTTCTCAAATAACCATGGACTTAAGTTGGTGATTCAGTTTATTGTTTTATTTTGAATATAAATTCATTTCAATGTATAATGATTCAATTATTAAATCTATAAATAAATTTCTAAGGATGTGTCCCATGACGCTAAATATCAGACCAACTCACTCTAATGATGTACTACCGCTGAGTGCATTAATGCACGAGTATGTCGTCGGCTTTTATAACAACCCCTGGCCTGGTGATCAGGCAATCGAGCTTTTAATCAAAAACCTGCTTGATCAGCAGATAGGTGTTCAATTCGTTGCAGAGCAGGAGGGTGAACTCATCGGATTCGCTACACTCTATTTTACCTACAGCACGATGAAGGCAAACCGCGTTGCCATTATGAATGACTTGTTTGTGACGGAAGCTTGCAGAGAAGGCGAAGCCGAGGCCAAACTGTTTGAACATTGTCAGCAGTATACACGTGAACACGGATGTGCTTACATGTCCTGGATCACAGCAGCAACCAACGAGCGGGCACAGCAGTTATTTGAACGCCTTGGAGCTGCTCGCGGCACATGGGTGAATTATTCCATCACCTAGCTTAATTATAGGCAATCAAAAAGGACATAGAGACATGGCTAGCGATTAACGCTCACCCCATCTCTATGTCCTTTTTTTTCATATTCAATTTTAGCACGATGACAACCGATCCCTTATATCCCAGTCTCATACAACATATGAAGAAAGTTTCCCCATCAAGACTTTCCGGCTGCAGCCCGGAGTTTATCGAGCACATAAATGGTTACGGTTTTGCTTCCCAGATCCCCGTGGAAAACCACCCCTTGTCTTACACCATGGTAATCCGAACCACCTGTTTGAATGAGCCCAAATTCCCGTGCCAACTCCGCATATCTGCGTTCCTCTTCTGGTCCATGATCCGAATGAACCACTTCAATACCGTCAGGATGGGCGTCCACCAGAATGCGACGAACCAATTCGTCGTCTCTGTATAAACCAGGATGGGCAATAACAGCAGCACCACCCGCATCTTTAATCCACTGGCATGCATCTTCCGGTGCAACTCGGGGAACCGATACATAGCCCGGTTGGCCTTCAGCCAAATAACGATTGAATGCATCCCTCATATCAGCGGCATATCCTTTTCGTACCAACACATCGGCCATATGAGGTCTACCGATGCTTTCATCCGGCTCCAGCGGTCGGCCAAGGCCATCAATGACCTCCTGCCAGCTAATTTCGAGTCCAAGCTCCTGCAGTTTGGCAATGATCAGATGATTGCGTTCTTCTCTCGCCTCCCGAAGCCCGCGCAGTCGCTCCAGAAATTTCTCATCTTCTGTATTCACATAATACCCCAGCACATGAATATCCTTGCCGCCAGCGCGGGTACTGATCTCTACCCCTGCCACAACGTCAATTCCATACTCACGGCCAGCCCACTGTGCCTCGGCTACACCAGCTACTGTATCGTGATCTGTCAGCGCCACCGCAGACAGTCCTCTTTGTTTGGCGAGCTTCACATTCTCGGCAGGTGGCTGCATTCCGTCCGACGCTTGGCTATGCGTATGAAGATCACAACGTCCGTTAAAGTGATTCATGAACAACAGCTCCTTCTTATATCTAGTGAGTAACAGAATGGATTTTAAATTAATATGACCCTCTTATTCCGCTCGTCCTTCTGATGTTGTCTGCTCATGCTGACGCAAATAATTCAGGAACGCTACTGCTGACAAGGGAAGCAATGAAGATTTCAGATGTATAGCGTAGAATTGTCGTTTGAACTCAAGCCCACGAATATCCACGATATGAACCAGTCCAAGGGCC
This window of the Paenibacillus marchantiae genome carries:
- a CDS encoding cation-translocating P-type ATPase, whose amino-acid sequence is MEHTKWHQLSVEELRNTLGVSLEEGLTEETATEKRKTAGSNELSEGKRISPITLLLNQFKDFMVLVLMGATLVSGLLGEYLDAVTIVAIIVLNAILGFVQEFRAERSLRALKQLSAPLAKVLRSGQELHLEAKLLVPGDIVLVESGDRIPADVRWLSTNSLDVEESALTGESVPVSKHCHPIAAEDVPLGDQKNIGFMGTMVTRGTAKGVVVRTGMDTEMGKIADLIQNTEEQETPLQHRLEQLGKILIFVALGLTVMVVVAGILHGQPAVGMFLAGVSLAVAAIPEGLPAIVTIALALGVQRMIKRKAIVRKLPSVETLGCASVICSDKTGTLTQNKMTVTDVWLEGRSIKVTGDGYAPEGQMLENGRTLELKSDQTLRRMLQISALCNNASIIESVGDEMRNKKKGKETNKDSKKEAKKGTKKGTKKGTKKDHVNETVKENSVVWELKGDPTEGALVTLASKMGLTPAGLKELYAREQEFPFDSDRKRMSVLVHHQGGRMVYTKGAPDVLIGQCSYILWEGNVVPFTGTLRQKVMAANENMAGSALRVLGMAYRDVRPNEKVENEHAAESQLVFVGLAGMIDPPRREARDAIATCRRAGIRTVMITGDHGTTAEAIAQQLGILPRGGASLSGQQLAGMTDEQLDKQVEGIYVFSRVSPEHKLRIVKSLQRKGHVVAMTGDGVNDAPAIKAADIGIAMGITGTDVTKEASALILSDDNFSTIVAAIEEGRNIYENIRKFIRYLLASNVGEILTMFFAMMMGLPLPLVPIQILWVNLVTDGLPAMALGVDQPEKDLMEHKPRGAKENIFARRLGWKIVSRGVLIGLCTLGAFWLTLQAAPDEPGQLIKAQSVAFATLVLAQLIHVFDCRSSRSIFHRNPLQNKYLVFAVISSIVLMLAVMYVEPLQPIFKTVPLGMREWAISIVAAGIPTFLMGVGSVWGGRRNRRRMGPGRFVPKSTKFSA
- a CDS encoding Rqc2 family fibronectin-binding protein, translated to MALDGIVTRAIVHELQGCKGGRISKIHQPNGHDVVLTLRAQRGNSKLLISASPTYPRVHFTEKTFLNPTEAPMFCMLLRKHCEGAIIEEIRQIGMERIIHIDVRQRDELGDVSVKRIIIELMGRHSNIVLVDPITGTILDGIHHVTPSISSYRVIMPGFSYTEPPEQHKSNPLEVSSTEFQNSYTAAEEEASRWLVNSFSGLSPLIAGEITSRVSANQGNDQAASEGEAQIEADALWNAFESIIGPVRDNSYTPVTGLNAKGKMIFSAVQLQSIQDAEKTYDTMSKCMEDYYGDKAERDTVKQRVSDLLRFLQNERSKNIKKLDNLNKDLLEADDADKFRLWGELLFASLHQVSKGDKSVELVNFYDEDQANITIQLDPLLTPSDNAQRYFKRYNKYKNSLAVIHEQLGKTKDEIDYLDNLLQQLSIASMNDIEEIRDELVQQGYLRDRNKKGKKKKKNDRPTVHQFTSSEGIELLVGKNNLQNEYVTNRLASSNDTWLHTKDIPGSHVVIRSTDFGEATLEEAAQLAAYFSQAKESSSVPVDYTFIRHVRKPSGSKPGFVIYDHQKTLFVTPNEELVKSLPSTIKNG
- a CDS encoding GNAT family N-acetyltransferase encodes the protein MTLNIRPTHSNDVLPLSALMHEYVVGFYNNPWPGDQAIELLIKNLLDQQIGVQFVAEQEGELIGFATLYFTYSTMKANRVAIMNDLFVTEACREGEAEAKLFEHCQQYTREHGCAYMSWITAATNERAQQLFERLGAARGTWVNYSIT
- a CDS encoding PHP domain-containing protein, with protein sequence MNHFNGRCDLHTHSQASDGMQPPAENVKLAKQRGLSAVALTDHDTVAGVAEAQWAGREYGIDVVAGVEISTRAGGKDIHVLGYYVNTEDEKFLERLRGLREAREERNHLIIAKLQELGLEISWQEVIDGLGRPLEPDESIGRPHMADVLVRKGYAADMRDAFNRYLAEGQPGYVSVPRVAPEDACQWIKDAGGAAVIAHPGLYRDDELVRRILVDAHPDGIEVVHSDHGPEEERRYAELAREFGLIQTGGSDYHGVRQGVVFHGDLGSKTVTIYVLDKLRAAAGKS